In Candidatus Methylomirabilota bacterium, a genomic segment contains:
- a CDS encoding 6-carboxytetrahydropterin synthase: MSAIELTRQYHFSAGHRLENPAFSPEDNARIYGQCYRQHGHNYLVEVTVGGQPDPVTGMAADLDALDAAVKRLVLDGVDHYDLSSAVPALTGITTTGENLARAFWQWLEPALAAGSLRRVAVVETDNNTFEYRG; this comes from the coding sequence TACCACTTCAGCGCGGGGCATAGGCTCGAGAACCCAGCCTTCTCTCCCGAGGACAACGCGCGGATCTACGGCCAGTGCTACCGCCAGCACGGACATAACTACCTGGTCGAGGTGACCGTCGGAGGGCAGCCCGATCCCGTCACCGGCATGGCGGCGGACCTGGACGCGCTCGACGCCGCCGTGAAGCGTCTGGTCCTCGACGGTGTGGATCACTACGATCTGTCGAGCGCCGTACCGGCCTTGACCGGCATTACGACGACGGGCGAGAACCTCGCCCGCGCATTCTGGCAGTGGCTGGAGCCCGCCTTGGCGGCCGGAAGCCTGCGCCGCGTGGCCGTGGTCGAGACCGACAACAACACCTTCGAATACCGCGGCTGA